From one Fusobacterium mortiferum ATCC 9817 genomic stretch:
- a CDS encoding alpha/beta fold hydrolase has product MEELKTVEVPMVFIAGEYDIPRPFSESEEMLNLKKDSLLFKIKDAGHISNLENIVDVNSILDKIL; this is encoded by the coding sequence TTGGAAGAACTAAAAACAGTAGAAGTTCCAATGGTTTTTATAGCTGGAGAGTATGATATACCTAGACCTTTTTCTGAGTCTGAAGAAATGTTGAACTTAAAAAAAGATTCACTCTTATTTAAAATAAAAGATGCAGGTCATATATCTAATTTAGAAAATATAGTAGATGTTAATTCTATTCTAGATAAAATCCTATAA